The Cystobacter fuscus DSM 2262 genome includes a region encoding these proteins:
- a CDS encoding serine/threonine-protein kinase, which translates to MPRCVTCGQRWEGAHAHCPRGATPTDSPRGGDGRAEPWRHIAGYLLEEEIARGGFGSVYSARRESDGERVAIKVAHPEIPFARAQLEREAQVMRAIGPPTVPAVYHTGVLPDGAACLVMQFIPWPTLAQRMAQLAGPMSLPEFTSRARSLLDALGVVHERGFLHGDLKPENIFLDDTTHTAGFFDFGLARPVGDLIVTASADDATPPLGLSFAGTAEYMSPEQCAGPQGLDARSDLYSLGVLFYEMLTGRPPFFGTSVDVIQAHLSRRPLRPSELAPVPAPLEQLVLRCLAKERKFRPDAVANLRRELQEALTQAEKPPSPVRLLVPVVDRPAASPPAGVRRSVAVLFFRSGANPVTVQRALTSFGGQMVFHDGTRFAGAFDPDAGENPVQRARQAAEGLALQNLAPAALVDVATVTVQRRAGGPARYLSPIFARQDRYPRDQDTSALLLTGAAVEALPDLRCEPVTERDGIFRIASTSPGPEDVTILQHGSGVLVGRGSELAELLESAGRALVDGAPTLVTVLGDRGHGKTHLSAALAQQLHMSLTHTRIATWRAREPVQGDPEGTLRMLLRGALYGFRNEQELTGSETEGRATCAELLGPALAQELWPGVASTLGWLAPGAAGLQNWAAAPGALRTLAMRATGELLAARARRQRLCLILDDAQYAEETALDALEYAALAESRLPLWICVFARPGFERIRPSWGTRAARRHVLPLGPLTPPSAMELCRTLLRPVENVPAAALERLTERAQRIPLFLVELVRGLKRQGLVRQRASGGSWFLATDELERMPEMRLVDWLADRELGALPAELAAHARLCALLGPDFTAAEAEGVVSKLEETDFPLDPRHATRRLVDLGLLVSHRQEGLSFRNELLRVTVERSLPEADRERIHSAAFRYYSSAAGAAERQRLPRLALHAAAAGLRDEAAALYIDLAESARGRHAYIEAESTYTRALELLDGVDRRRRLTVLRGRGLMRYRVGRYEDSLADFAGARELAREIGDCAAEVDLMLEEAMAYDWINDYARSEERVYAAQQMADAGNHRSPLLQVRLLLGAGRAQFRNGRWEECCEPLQEAAERARKLGDAGYESRIVAQLLLGVILPNIGRIDEAEQLFEEVIAACTERGDRLHLGSAICNRRNLWVARNDFQGAMLDQERFMQLGRELGMVGWEYFAEHNMGELLYQAGNTQEAASHIARAIELERHHPEMAPRPWALLLQARSLAYTGQDAQARELLMDIRRTLKQSGAEFTPSEEVIFSLVELATRDASAEEWDALLARSNEFSVEQEPLEVLELRGLDWLRRGERAQARLILEEALRRAETMPNVMRDRLRRSLERAQLTPAA; encoded by the coding sequence GTGCCGCGGTGCGTGACATGCGGACAGCGTTGGGAGGGGGCCCACGCGCATTGTCCCCGAGGAGCTACCCCGACCGACTCGCCCCGCGGGGGGGACGGACGGGCGGAGCCATGGCGCCACATCGCCGGCTATCTCCTGGAAGAGGAGATCGCTCGCGGTGGGTTCGGCTCGGTCTACTCCGCCCGGCGCGAGTCCGATGGCGAGCGCGTGGCCATCAAGGTCGCCCACCCCGAGATTCCCTTCGCGCGTGCCCAGCTCGAGCGCGAGGCCCAGGTGATGCGCGCCATCGGCCCGCCCACCGTGCCCGCCGTGTACCATACGGGGGTGCTGCCCGATGGGGCCGCCTGCCTCGTCATGCAGTTCATCCCCTGGCCCACCCTCGCCCAGCGCATGGCGCAGCTGGCGGGCCCCATGTCCCTGCCCGAGTTCACCTCCCGCGCGCGCTCGCTGCTCGACGCGCTCGGGGTGGTGCATGAGCGGGGCTTCCTGCACGGGGATCTCAAGCCCGAGAACATCTTCCTCGACGACACGACGCACACCGCGGGCTTCTTCGACTTCGGCCTCGCGCGGCCCGTGGGCGACCTCATCGTCACCGCCTCCGCGGACGACGCCACGCCGCCCCTGGGCCTGTCCTTCGCCGGCACCGCCGAGTACATGTCCCCCGAGCAGTGCGCGGGTCCCCAGGGCCTCGACGCCCGCTCGGATCTCTATTCGCTCGGCGTGCTCTTCTACGAGATGCTCACCGGGAGGCCGCCCTTCTTCGGCACCTCGGTGGACGTCATCCAGGCGCACCTGTCGCGCCGGCCCCTGCGGCCGTCGGAACTGGCGCCCGTACCGGCGCCTCTCGAGCAGCTCGTGCTGCGCTGCCTCGCCAAGGAGCGCAAGTTCCGCCCCGACGCCGTGGCCAACCTGCGGCGCGAACTCCAGGAGGCCCTGACGCAGGCCGAGAAGCCTCCCAGTCCCGTGCGGCTCCTCGTGCCCGTGGTGGACAGGCCCGCCGCCTCCCCGCCCGCGGGCGTGCGGCGCTCGGTGGCGGTGCTCTTCTTCCGCTCGGGCGCCAACCCCGTCACCGTGCAGAGGGCACTGACCAGCTTCGGCGGACAGATGGTCTTCCACGACGGCACGCGCTTCGCGGGCGCGTTCGATCCGGACGCGGGCGAAAACCCCGTGCAGCGCGCCCGCCAGGCCGCCGAGGGGCTCGCCCTGCAGAACCTCGCCCCCGCCGCGCTCGTGGACGTGGCCACGGTGACGGTGCAGCGCCGCGCCGGAGGCCCCGCGCGCTACCTCAGCCCCATCTTCGCGCGCCAGGACCGCTACCCCAGGGACCAGGACACCTCGGCGCTGCTGCTCACCGGCGCGGCGGTGGAGGCCCTGCCGGATCTGCGGTGCGAGCCCGTGACGGAGCGCGACGGCATCTTCCGCATCGCGTCCACCAGCCCGGGGCCCGAGGACGTCACCATCCTCCAGCACGGCAGCGGGGTGCTGGTGGGCCGGGGCAGCGAGCTGGCCGAGCTGCTCGAGAGCGCGGGCCGGGCCCTGGTGGATGGAGCGCCCACGCTCGTCACCGTGCTGGGCGACCGCGGCCACGGCAAGACGCACCTGAGCGCCGCGCTCGCCCAGCAGCTCCACATGTCGCTGACCCACACGCGCATCGCCACGTGGCGCGCCCGCGAGCCCGTGCAGGGAGACCCCGAGGGCACCCTGCGCATGCTGCTGCGCGGCGCGCTCTACGGCTTCCGCAACGAGCAGGAGCTGACGGGCTCGGAGACGGAGGGGCGCGCCACCTGCGCGGAGCTGCTCGGCCCCGCGCTGGCCCAGGAGCTGTGGCCCGGCGTGGCCTCCACCCTGGGTTGGCTCGCGCCGGGCGCCGCCGGACTGCAGAACTGGGCCGCGGCCCCCGGTGCGTTGCGCACGCTGGCCATGCGCGCCACGGGCGAGCTGCTGGCCGCGCGCGCCCGCCGCCAGCGGCTGTGCCTCATCCTCGACGACGCGCAGTACGCCGAGGAGACGGCGCTGGACGCGCTGGAATACGCCGCGCTCGCCGAGTCGCGCCTGCCCCTGTGGATCTGCGTGTTCGCGCGGCCGGGCTTCGAGCGCATCCGCCCCTCGTGGGGCACGCGCGCCGCGCGCCGGCACGTGCTGCCCCTGGGGCCCCTGACTCCCCCGAGCGCCATGGAGCTGTGCCGCACGCTGCTGCGCCCGGTGGAGAACGTCCCCGCGGCCGCGCTGGAGCGTCTGACCGAGCGGGCCCAACGCATCCCCCTGTTCCTCGTGGAGCTGGTGCGCGGCCTCAAGCGCCAGGGGCTCGTGCGCCAACGAGCCAGTGGCGGCAGCTGGTTCCTGGCCACCGACGAGCTGGAGCGCATGCCGGAGATGCGGCTGGTGGACTGGCTGGCGGATCGCGAGCTGGGAGCGCTGCCCGCGGAGCTCGCGGCGCATGCGCGCTTGTGCGCCCTGCTCGGTCCGGACTTCACCGCCGCCGAGGCCGAGGGCGTGGTGTCCAAGCTGGAGGAGACGGACTTCCCGTTGGATCCCCGCCACGCCACGCGCCGGCTGGTGGACCTGGGGCTGCTCGTGTCCCACCGGCAGGAGGGGTTGAGCTTCCGCAACGAGCTGTTGCGCGTCACCGTGGAGCGCTCGCTGCCCGAGGCGGACCGCGAGCGCATCCACAGCGCCGCCTTCCGCTACTACTCCAGCGCGGCGGGCGCCGCCGAGCGGCAACGCCTGCCGCGTCTGGCCCTGCACGCCGCCGCGGCGGGCCTGCGCGACGAGGCGGCCGCGCTCTACATCGACCTGGCCGAGTCCGCGCGCGGCCGGCACGCCTACATCGAGGCCGAGTCCACCTATACGCGCGCCCTGGAGTTGCTCGACGGCGTGGACCGGCGCCGGCGGCTCACCGTGCTGCGGGGCCGGGGGCTCATGCGCTACCGCGTGGGGCGCTACGAGGACTCGCTGGCGGACTTCGCCGGGGCGCGTGAGCTGGCGCGGGAGATCGGCGACTGCGCCGCCGAGGTGGACCTGATGCTGGAAGAGGCCATGGCCTACGACTGGATCAACGACTACGCACGCTCGGAGGAGCGGGTGTACGCGGCCCAGCAGATGGCCGACGCCGGCAACCACCGCTCGCCGCTCTTGCAGGTGCGGCTGCTGCTGGGCGCGGGGCGCGCGCAGTTCCGCAATGGCCGCTGGGAGGAATGCTGCGAGCCGCTGCAGGAGGCGGCCGAGCGCGCCCGGAAGCTCGGAGACGCGGGCTACGAGTCACGGATCGTGGCGCAGCTGCTGCTCGGCGTCATCCTGCCCAACATCGGCCGCATCGACGAGGCCGAGCAGCTCTTCGAGGAGGTCATCGCCGCGTGCACCGAGCGCGGGGACCGGCTGCACCTGGGCAGCGCCATCTGCAACCGCCGCAACCTGTGGGTGGCGCGCAATGACTTCCAGGGCGCGATGCTGGACCAGGAGCGCTTCATGCAACTGGGGCGCGAGCTGGGCATGGTGGGCTGGGAGTACTTCGCCGAGCACAACATGGGCGAGCTGCTCTACCAGGCGGGCAACACGCAGGAAGCGGCGTCCCACATCGCCCGCGCCATCGAGCTGGAGCGGCACCACCCGGAGATGGCCCCGCGGCCCTGGGCCCTGCTGCTGCAGGCGCGCTCGCTCGCGTATACCGGCCAGGACGCCCAGGCGCGCGAGCTGCTCATGGACATCCGTCGGACGCTGAAGCAGAGCGGCGCGGAGTTCACCCCCTCGGAGGAAGTCATCTTCTCCCTGGTGGAGCTGGCCACGCGCGACGCGAGCGCCGAGGAATGGGACGCACTGCTCGCGCGCTCCAATGAATTCTCGGTGGAGCAGGAGCCGCTGGAGGTGCTGGAGCTGCGGGGCCTGGACTGGCTGCGGCGGGGCGAGCGGGCACAGGCGCGGCTCATCCTGGAGGAGGCCCTGCGCCGCGCCGAGACGATGCCCAACGTGATGCGCGATCGCCTGCGGCGCAGCCTGGAGCGGGCCCAGCTCACTCCCGCGGCGTGA
- a CDS encoding polysaccharide lyase, whose product MKRLLNIAALALLVPTLASASVVWKGDLETGNLSQWDAEQSVSSNRLLVVTSPVREGRYALKTTVRQGDNPIKASGNRNELVYLSRETSGSEYFYKWSSLFPASFPSSPKWALFTQWHQEGHSGSPPLELYVVNDRLNLRVGGSSGKVVWTAPLQRDHWNDFILHVKWSSDKKTGFIELYHDGKVVLPKTYMATQFGSQRNYLKMGLYRDASIKQEGIVYHDGFVQSTALEDVLPAVAAQEPQAPSSEQPIDAAPDMDDPTSGPPDESANNGAVTQGPSSDGSPGTSGLVPGSPNAYEDGLQPQSCGGASATGGTPLLIAGMMSLLVLASRRRKTAHALARRSSQR is encoded by the coding sequence TTGAAGCGACTGCTGAACATTGCCGCCCTCGCGCTGCTGGTGCCCACCCTGGCCTCGGCCTCCGTCGTATGGAAGGGCGACCTCGAAACCGGAAATCTCTCTCAGTGGGACGCTGAGCAGAGTGTGTCCTCGAACCGCCTGTTGGTGGTGACCTCGCCGGTGCGAGAGGGTCGTTACGCGTTGAAGACCACCGTGCGCCAGGGGGACAACCCCATCAAGGCGAGCGGCAACCGCAACGAGTTGGTCTATCTGAGCCGCGAGACCTCGGGCTCCGAGTACTTCTACAAGTGGAGCTCGCTCTTCCCCGCCAGCTTCCCGAGCTCGCCCAAGTGGGCGCTGTTCACCCAGTGGCACCAGGAAGGGCACAGCGGCTCCCCCCCGCTCGAGCTCTACGTGGTCAATGATCGGCTCAACCTGCGAGTCGGTGGCAGCAGCGGCAAGGTCGTCTGGACGGCCCCCCTGCAGCGCGATCACTGGAACGACTTCATCCTCCACGTGAAGTGGTCCTCCGACAAGAAGACCGGCTTCATCGAGCTGTACCACGATGGCAAGGTGGTGCTGCCCAAGACGTACATGGCCACGCAGTTCGGCAGCCAGCGCAACTACCTCAAGATGGGCCTGTACCGGGACGCGTCCATCAAGCAGGAGGGCATCGTCTACCATGACGGTTTCGTGCAGAGCACGGCCCTGGAAGACGTGCTGCCCGCCGTGGCCGCCCAGGAGCCCCAGGCGCCCTCCTCGGAGCAGCCGATCGACGCCGCGCCCGACATGGACGACCCGACCAGCGGCCCGCCCGATGAGTCGGCCAACAATGGTGCCGTCACCCAGGGCCCCTCCTCGGACGGCTCCCCGGGGACCTCCGGCCTGGTGCCCGGCTCGCCGAACGCCTACGAGGACGGCCTGCAGCCCCAGAGCTGCGGTGGTGCCTCGGCCACCGGCGGCACGCCCCTGCTCATCGCCGGCATGATGAGCCTGCTCGTGCTGGCCAGCCGCCGCCGCAAGACGGCGCACGCGCTCGCGCGCCGCTCCTCCCAGCGCTAG
- the fghA gene encoding S-formylglutathione hydrolase: MDALKPHAENRCFGGTVGFYKHTSQECGGEMRFAVYLPPQAQAGKVPVLYYLSGLTCTEDTFLIKGGAQQLAAELGLMLVVPDTSPRQTGIPKEDADWEVGTAAGFYLDATQAPWASRFRMYSYVTRELPELVGKHFPARMDREGIFGHSMGGHGALVCALRQPGRYRSVSAFAPISAPMRCPWGQKAFGTYLGADTEAWRAWDATELLRGGARVPPLLVDQGTNDKFLAEQLKPELLRAACEQAGQPLTLRSQDGYDHGYYFVSTFMADHLRHHAAALNA, translated from the coding sequence ATGGACGCGCTGAAACCCCACGCCGAGAACCGCTGCTTCGGCGGCACCGTCGGCTTCTACAAGCACACGTCCCAGGAGTGCGGCGGCGAGATGCGCTTCGCCGTCTACCTTCCTCCCCAGGCCCAGGCGGGCAAGGTGCCGGTCCTCTATTACCTCTCCGGCCTCACGTGCACCGAGGACACCTTCCTCATCAAGGGCGGGGCGCAGCAGCTTGCCGCGGAGCTGGGGTTGATGCTGGTGGTGCCCGACACCAGCCCGCGCCAGACAGGCATTCCCAAGGAGGACGCGGACTGGGAGGTGGGCACCGCCGCCGGCTTCTACCTGGATGCCACCCAGGCCCCCTGGGCCTCGCGCTTCCGCATGTACAGCTATGTCACCCGGGAGCTGCCCGAGCTGGTGGGCAAGCACTTCCCCGCCCGGATGGACCGCGAGGGCATTTTCGGCCACTCCATGGGAGGCCATGGCGCGCTCGTCTGCGCGCTGCGCCAGCCGGGCCGCTACCGCTCCGTGTCCGCCTTCGCCCCCATCAGCGCGCCCATGCGCTGCCCGTGGGGACAGAAGGCCTTTGGCACCTACCTCGGAGCGGACACCGAGGCGTGGCGCGCCTGGGATGCCACGGAATTGCTGCGCGGCGGGGCCCGGGTTCCTCCCCTGCTGGTGGACCAGGGCACGAACGACAAATTCCTCGCGGAGCAGCTCAAGCCCGAGTTGTTGCGCGCCGCTTGCGAGCAGGCAGGGCAGCCCCTGACACTCCGCTCCCAGGACGGGTATGACCACGGTTATTACTTCGTTTCGACCTTCATGGCGGACCACCTGCGGCACCACGCCGCGGCGCTAAACGCCTGA
- a CDS encoding S-(hydroxymethyl)glutathione dehydrogenase/class III alcohol dehydrogenase, producing MDIKAAIAFEPGKPLRIETVHLEGPKAGEVLIELKATGICHTDAYTLSGKDPEGLFPSILGHEGAGIVVDVGPGVTSVKKGDHVIPLYTPECRQCKSCLSRKTNLCTAIRATQGKGLMPDGTSRFRLGKEPIHHYMGTSTFAQYTVLPEIAVAKIREDAPFDKVCYIGCGVTTGVGAVVYTAKVEAGARVVVFGLGGIGLNVVQACRMVGADQIVGVDLNPGRRAMAEKFGLTHFVNPADMPAAELVPHLVNLTGGGADYSFECIGNVNTMRQALECCHRGWGESIIIGVAAAGQEISTRPFQLVTGRVWKGSAFGGARGRTDVPRIVDWYMEKKINVDDLVTHTLPLERINEGFDLMHKGESIRTVVKY from the coding sequence ATGGACATCAAGGCCGCCATCGCGTTCGAACCCGGCAAGCCCCTGCGCATCGAGACGGTGCATCTCGAAGGACCCAAGGCGGGCGAGGTGCTCATCGAGCTCAAGGCGACGGGCATCTGCCACACCGACGCGTACACGCTGTCCGGCAAGGATCCCGAGGGCCTGTTTCCCAGCATCCTCGGCCACGAGGGCGCGGGCATCGTGGTGGACGTGGGCCCGGGCGTCACCTCGGTGAAGAAGGGGGACCACGTCATCCCGCTCTACACGCCCGAGTGTCGCCAGTGTAAGTCGTGCCTGTCGCGCAAGACGAACCTGTGCACGGCCATCCGCGCCACCCAGGGCAAGGGGCTCATGCCGGATGGCACCAGCCGCTTCCGGCTCGGCAAGGAGCCCATCCACCACTACATGGGCACGTCCACGTTCGCGCAGTACACGGTGCTGCCGGAGATCGCCGTGGCGAAGATCCGCGAGGACGCACCCTTCGACAAGGTCTGCTACATCGGCTGCGGGGTGACCACGGGCGTGGGCGCCGTCGTCTACACGGCCAAGGTGGAGGCGGGCGCGCGCGTGGTCGTCTTCGGCCTGGGCGGCATCGGGCTCAACGTGGTGCAGGCGTGCCGCATGGTGGGCGCGGATCAGATCGTCGGCGTGGACCTGAACCCCGGCCGGCGCGCCATGGCGGAGAAGTTCGGCCTCACGCACTTCGTCAACCCGGCGGACATGCCCGCGGCGGAGCTCGTGCCCCACCTCGTCAACCTCACCGGCGGCGGCGCCGACTACAGCTTCGAGTGCATCGGCAACGTGAACACCATGCGTCAGGCGCTCGAGTGCTGCCACCGCGGCTGGGGCGAGAGCATCATCATCGGCGTGGCCGCCGCCGGGCAGGAGATCAGCACCCGGCCCTTCCAGCTCGTCACCGGACGCGTGTGGAAGGGCAGCGCGTTCGGCGGCGCCCGCGGCCGCACCGACGTGCCCCGCATCGTCGACTGGTACATGGAGAAGAAGATCAACGTGGATGACCTCGTCACCCACACCCTGCCGCTCGAGCGCATCAACGAGGGCTTCGACTTGATGCACAAGGGCGAGTCCATCCGCACGGTGGTGAAGTACTAG
- a CDS encoding acyl-CoA synthetase: MASLPPRNMTDYEATWRGFRWNRPEFFNFAGDVTDRWARERPEALALQWSDEGGAERSFTWSEVRRRSLHAARFLTDLGLRKGERVFVMMPRVPEWWFLVLGCIRAGIVFMPGTPMLTPKDVRYRLEAAGAHGVIADASCLDRFEGLAGTGAVRHWVSVGSAPSPWVAYASEAAPEDASGDAFERTRADDPMLLYFTSGTTGMPKRVQHTQASYGLGHEVTGRYWLDLTPEDRHLTLSDTGWAKCAWGKLFGPWSQGACNVVYDFRGRFEPERFLRMLERQKVTTFCAPPTAWRALVQKDLSAYDLSALRHVASAGEPLNPEVIDTWKQATGLIIREGYGQTESVVVVGMFSCLEPRAGSMGKPTPGFVVSVIDDAGREVPSGQEGDIAVRVKPERPVGLFDGYLEDDAANQTAFRGDWYVTGDRAVKDADGYFWFVGRRDDVIKTSGYRVGPFEVESALLEHAAVVESAVVGVPDERLGQRLKAYVVLARGFTGSEALASELQEHVKRTTAPYKYPREIEFVTELPKTVSGKIRRNELRALALNRPPAKD, translated from the coding sequence ATGGCCTCGTTACCCCCTCGCAACATGACCGACTACGAAGCCACCTGGCGTGGCTTCCGGTGGAACCGCCCGGAATTCTTCAATTTCGCCGGGGATGTCACCGACCGCTGGGCCCGTGAGCGCCCCGAGGCCCTGGCGCTGCAATGGAGCGACGAGGGCGGGGCGGAGCGGAGCTTCACCTGGAGCGAGGTGCGGCGGCGCTCGCTGCACGCGGCGCGCTTCCTGACGGACCTGGGCCTGCGCAAGGGCGAGCGCGTCTTCGTGATGATGCCTCGGGTGCCGGAGTGGTGGTTCCTGGTGCTCGGGTGCATCCGCGCGGGCATCGTCTTCATGCCGGGCACCCCCATGCTCACCCCCAAGGACGTGCGCTACCGGCTGGAGGCCGCGGGAGCCCACGGCGTCATCGCGGACGCGAGCTGCCTGGACCGGTTCGAGGGGCTCGCGGGCACGGGCGCCGTGAGGCACTGGGTGTCCGTGGGGTCGGCACCCTCGCCCTGGGTGGCGTACGCGTCCGAGGCGGCGCCGGAGGACGCGTCCGGTGACGCCTTCGAGCGCACGCGGGCGGATGATCCGATGCTGCTCTACTTCACGTCGGGCACCACGGGCATGCCCAAGCGGGTGCAGCACACGCAGGCCAGCTATGGCCTGGGGCACGAGGTGACGGGCCGCTACTGGTTGGACCTGACGCCGGAGGACCGGCACCTGACGCTGTCGGACACGGGGTGGGCCAAGTGCGCCTGGGGCAAGCTCTTCGGCCCGTGGAGCCAGGGCGCGTGCAACGTGGTGTACGACTTCCGGGGCCGCTTCGAGCCGGAGCGCTTCCTGCGGATGCTCGAGCGGCAGAAGGTGACGACGTTCTGCGCGCCGCCCACGGCGTGGCGGGCGCTCGTGCAGAAGGACCTGTCCGCGTATGACCTGTCCGCGCTGCGGCACGTGGCGAGCGCGGGCGAGCCGCTCAACCCCGAGGTCATCGACACCTGGAAGCAGGCCACGGGGCTGATCATCCGCGAGGGCTACGGCCAGACGGAGTCGGTGGTGGTGGTGGGCATGTTCTCCTGCCTGGAGCCACGCGCGGGCTCCATGGGCAAGCCCACGCCGGGCTTCGTCGTGTCGGTCATCGACGACGCGGGCCGGGAGGTGCCCTCGGGGCAGGAGGGCGACATCGCGGTGCGGGTGAAGCCGGAGCGGCCCGTGGGGCTCTTCGACGGCTACCTCGAGGACGACGCGGCGAACCAGACGGCGTTCCGCGGCGACTGGTACGTGACGGGCGACCGGGCGGTGAAGGACGCGGACGGCTACTTCTGGTTCGTGGGCCGGCGCGACGACGTCATCAAGACGTCCGGCTACCGCGTGGGCCCCTTCGAGGTGGAGTCGGCGCTGCTGGAGCACGCGGCCGTGGTGGAGTCGGCCGTGGTGGGCGTGCCGGACGAGCGCCTGGGACAGCGCCTCAAGGCCTACGTGGTGCTCGCGCGGGGCTTCACGGGCTCGGAGGCGCTCGCGAGCGAGCTGCAGGAGCACGTCAAGCGCACCACGGCGCCCTACAAGTACCCGCGCGAGATTGAGTTCGTCACCGAGCTGCCCAAGACGGTGAGCGGGAAGATCCGCCGCAACGAGCTGCGCGCCCTGGCCCTCAACCGGCCCCCCGCGAAGGACTGA